The DNA window AGGACCTGCTGCAACACAGCGCCGAAGACTTCGCTACTAATCGGCGTGACCACCTCCACCGATTGCTCGCCGCGAGCATCGATCACCATCGCCAATTTCTCAACCTCCGCGAACAACGAGTCCGGCGCAGTGACAATCAGCGAATTGCTCGGTTCATGGACCGCCACGGTGATCTTGGGCTCAAGATCTTTGACCGGCTGGCTGGCCGGTCGCTTGGCGCCCGCTTTTCGGGGATCCCCTTCTTGATTCTCATTGTCTCGATTGCCGCCTGATTCACGCTGAGCCGGCTGAGCCGCTCCGCGCTGGTTGGGTTGCCCCCCCGCCCCCGTCGCACCGGTCACTCGCCCCGCGAACGCCTCGCGAATCGCCACGGCCACTTCGCTGGCATTTGTGTTGACCAACTCGATCACATGCGACGTCCCATACGTTTCAATCGAGGTGATACTGCGATCTTTATCAATGATCCGCAAATAGCCTTCAATCAGATCCATTTCGACAGCATTTCCTTGCGCGATCAAGCGGTTCAACCGAGAATCCGCAACCACCGTCATGGAACCTGCCATCATCGTCGTCGTTCCGTCCTGGGACATAATGAAGCTACTCAACGCGCCGGACGAAGCCCCAGAAACATAACCGTTCACTAAGGTTCCCGCTTCCCCTTCTTTTGCCGATTCGCCACCGTCGATCAATTCTCCCAACATCCGTAATGCGTCGTCGGCTTTGGCGTGTTGCAGGTAGAACACAACCGGTGGCGACGGTAAGGAATCGACCGGCCCCGCTACTGAACGCAAATGCTCCTCAAAGCGATCCAATGCCACGGTGTCATCGGACTGAAGTATCAATCCTCTTGGAGTCACCTGAACACGAATGGGAAACGCTTGGTGGTTGTTGATCGAGGTCAGTACCTTCGCGTTGGTGGCAGCAGACTCCAAGGAATCCGACTGCGAAGGATCAACGCTGGAACCCTCATTGGAGGGCAAGGATAGAATCTCACCACTTGGAACACGCTCGATCTGATCCGAAGACTCCGAGTCGGTCGAGGGAAGCAAAAGAATCGGGTTTGCCGAGCGCCAAAACTTAGCCGCCGTTACGACGGTTTCTACCGCTTGCTTTCCACGCAGCGGCAGGACCCGAATTTGATCGCTCACGTCACGGACCACACCGTCTTGCTCTAAACCTTCGACAATCGATTTGATCTGTTCAATTTGATGCTTCTTTCCGCGAACAAACAGCCGCATGTTTCCTGGATCCGCATCAATTTTCGGAGCATCCTCATCGATCTCGTCGAGATCATCGAGCGGCCCAGGAAGATCGAGCATTTGCTCCAGCAGACTAATCGCGAAGTACGGATCCACCGTTTTCAGCGGAATCACTTCAAACGCCGCATCGGATGCCTGCAACTGCGTGACCGTCTGAGCGATCTCTTGCTGGACCGATGGGCTAGCCAATGCAACCACACTGCGAGTCGATTCGTCCATCGACAAACGAACCGACTTGCCGGCCAGCAAGGTCTGCAGCACGTTATAAACCGTTTCGACGTTGCCACCTTCGATCAGATGAGACCGCAATTCCATTTCTTGATTGGACGATGTCATTGATTCGGCCGGTTGATCGATGGCCCGCACCAAGTTTTCAATCAATTTGACTTTGTCTTCCACTCCCGTGACAAAGATATGCTTCCCCTGCAAATCCGCTGACAAACTGACGTCGATGCCGATCATCTCGCCGGTCGCCAATCCGAGGTGTGGGCGAGCGACAACCAAGATGTCTTCGGCATCAACATTTTGCAGCGCAAAACTCTGAACAATCGTCCCATTGTCCATCCCGTCCGGTTCAAACGCTTGCAAAACCGCTTGCACGTTTTTCAACTTCGCAACGGTATCCGTGATCAGCAATTGATTGGTCTTCGCAAGAACCGTGGGTGCCATCATCAGTTTGAGCGCCGACAACTCCGCCACCGCGTCTTCGGCCTCCAGTTCACCGAGCGGAAAGAAACACTTGACGACATCGTGATTCTTTGCTGCTGCAAGCCGATCGACCGTCACCAACTCGGCAAGCACATCAAGTTGCTGGAGACTCCGGGGATCACCCAAATTGATGACCGACAAGAGCTTTCCACTTTGAACCAGCGTGTAGCCTTCCGATAGCAGAAACAAATTAATCCGATCGATCGCTTCTTGACACGTGAACGACTCGGGATCGGAATAGGTAAAGCTGCCAGGCGGCAGGTCACCGACATGGAGGGCAAGGTCCGCTTCTTCGGCGATCCAGTTGACCACCTCACGCCATGGAACCCCGTCAAACGAGAAGCGAACCGAATCGGTCGCCGAAGTCTGGTCGAATTGCGCCGTCGCTTCGATTTCCGCATTCACCCCTTGGGCACTCGCCTGCACAACAACTATCCAAGTGCTGACCCAGGCCAACAACATGCCATACAGGCAACGGTGAGCAAACCTATTGTGTGTCATCAGGCTAGACGATTTGACTCGTCTCGTTGAGGGAGGAAAGGGGGCAGGAGAGTAAGGTCGCGCCTTTATCTAGGGTAGCCAAAAGTCAAGAAAAGTCAATCTTCTGTAGGTCAACGGCTGGCAAAAGGTGTTTGCACGGCGTGCGGTCCTGGCGGTAGGATGTAGGCGGGAGGACCTCTCGTTCCCCCATTTTTCCCCTTGAGGCGTGAACCATTTGCAATCTCATTCTCACGTTTCTTTCGGTCCTTTTGGCGTTTTCCGCTCTCGCCCTTGGGTTTGCATTTCGACGTGCATTTCGAATCGTTGAGACCCTTTCGTTTCCGCACGGTGAAGCGGCCCCCAACGCCGTGATCGACGTCATCGTTCCCGCTCGGAACGAACAGGCTGATCTCGAGCAGGCGGCTCGAAGCATCTTGGCTCAACGATCGGGGAACCTACGCGTCTGCATCGTCAACGACCATTCCTGCGATGGAACCGCAGAAATTTCGACATCGATCGCGGACTCCGACGAACGCGTCACGGTCATCCACGATCCCGAATTGCGAGAGGGATGGTTTGGCAAAGCGAATGCGATGCAAACCGGGCTGGAGGCAACGCAAACCGGACTGGAGACAACCACGGCTCCCTTCGTCCTGTTCACCGATGCCGATGTGATCCACTCGCTTGATTGCTTTGCCGTCGCGCTAGCGGAAATGGAAGATCGACAGCTCGATTTCATCAGTTTGTTTCCCACCGTCCAACTTGAAACGTTCTGGGAAAACGTCATCGTCCCACAATTGATGATTGTTGGGATGGTCCGTTTCTTAACCACACGACTTGACGACCCGGCGTCCGACGAAGCGGTTGCAGCAGGTGCAATGATGATGACTCGGCGGACCGTACTCGATCGTATCGGTGGACTCGCCGGCGTCAAACAAGAAGCTCTCGACGACGTCCAACTCGCCCGCACCATCAAGCGTCATGGTTTCCGAACTCGCTTCTATTTTGCACCCGATCTTCTGCGAGTGCGATTATTCAAAACCAATCGCGATGCCTTTTGGGGGTTCACCAAGAACATCCTCACAGCCGTCCACCCCGTCCCCTTGGCAATCCCCTTAATGTTTCTGCCAATCTTCGTTTACGGGACACCACTTCTGACCCTCATGATCGGTGTGGCAGAAAACCATGCCTGGATGATTGCATCCGCAGCCTCGGCGATACTGGCCCAAGCAACCCTGCTGATCTCCGCCTCGCGGCTATGCTCACTTCGA is part of the Novipirellula artificiosorum genome and encodes:
- a CDS encoding secretin N-terminal domain-containing protein; the protein is MTHNRFAHRCLYGMLLAWVSTWIVVVQASAQGVNAEIEATAQFDQTSATDSVRFSFDGVPWREVVNWIAEEADLALHVGDLPPGSFTYSDPESFTCQEAIDRINLFLLSEGYTLVQSGKLLSVINLGDPRSLQQLDVLAELVTVDRLAAAKNHDVVKCFFPLGELEAEDAVAELSALKLMMAPTVLAKTNQLLITDTVAKLKNVQAVLQAFEPDGMDNGTIVQSFALQNVDAEDILVVARPHLGLATGEMIGIDVSLSADLQGKHIFVTGVEDKVKLIENLVRAIDQPAESMTSSNQEMELRSHLIEGGNVETVYNVLQTLLAGKSVRLSMDESTRSVVALASPSVQQEIAQTVTQLQASDAAFEVIPLKTVDPYFAISLLEQMLDLPGPLDDLDEIDEDAPKIDADPGNMRLFVRGKKHQIEQIKSIVEGLEQDGVVRDVSDQIRVLPLRGKQAVETVVTAAKFWRSANPILLLPSTDSESSDQIERVPSGEILSLPSNEGSSVDPSQSDSLESAATNAKVLTSINNHQAFPIRVQVTPRGLILQSDDTVALDRFEEHLRSVAGPVDSLPSPPVVFYLQHAKADDALRMLGELIDGGESAKEGEAGTLVNGYVSGASSGALSSFIMSQDGTTTMMAGSMTVVADSRLNRLIAQGNAVEMDLIEGYLRIIDKDRSITSIETYGTSHVIELVNTNASEVAVAIREAFAGRVTGATGAGGQPNQRGAAQPAQRESGGNRDNENQEGDPRKAGAKRPASQPVKDLEPKITVAVHEPSNSLIVTAPDSLFAEVEKLAMVIDARGEQSVEVVTPISSEVFGAVLQQVLLGEERSRNDRSTSRSSGNSYQRSRTDR
- a CDS encoding glycosyltransferase, which gives rise to MIDVIVPARNEQADLEQAARSILAQRSGNLRVCIVNDHSCDGTAEISTSIADSDERVTVIHDPELREGWFGKANAMQTGLEATQTGLETTTAPFVLFTDADVIHSLDCFAVALAEMEDRQLDFISLFPTVQLETFWENVIVPQLMIVGMVRFLTTRLDDPASDEAVAAGAMMMTRRTVLDRIGGLAGVKQEALDDVQLARTIKRHGFRTRFYFAPDLLRVRLFKTNRDAFWGFTKNILTAVHPVPLAIPLMFLPIFVYGTPLLTLMIGVAENHAWMIASAASAILAQATLLISASRLCSLRWSKAVCFPLAAIPIFCCFASALYHHYVRGGTTWRGRLLPRNRD